In Exiguobacterium sibiricum 7-3, the genomic window GCGCAGGCACAAGAAAACTACTTGATGAAACGCCGGTTGCTTGAAATCAGTTACGATGACTACGGTGATCTCGAAGCTCAAATGAAGCTGGCTGAATCCGTTTATTACTTCTATATTAGAGAAGCGAAGAAACGACGTGTCTCGTTACCTACTGTTCGCTTATAATGAAAAAAGAGGAAGGCTACCGCCTAG contains:
- a CDS encoding YaaL family protein, with the protein product MNWFRKKIRSEYDERFLRELAQAQENYLMKRRLLEISYDDYGDLEAQMKLAESVYYFYIREAKKRRVSLPTVRL